The genomic region GCTTGTTTTCTAGCAATCCAACAAATAagattagagccaaagaatactgaaAATCCTCCAGTTGACTTTCTGTCATCActgcatcctgcccagtcagcatcagagaaagCACTAACAAGGATGGAATTAGAACGTCTGAAGTGAAGGCCCAAGCTTACAGTGTGTTTTATATACCGTATAATTCTTTTAACGGTTGTCCAATGTACAGtggtaggtgcatgaagatactgacaaaccttgTTGACAGCAAAGGATATATCTGGTCTTGTCAACGTTAAGTACTGCAAGGCTCCCACAGCACTTCTATTCTTTGTGCTTTCTTCTTCCTTAAGTGGTTCTCCATCAAAGGCTGAAAGTTTTTCTAAAGAAGACAATGGTGTGGGAGAAGGCTTATAGTCTTTCATCCCCATACGAACCAATAGTTCAGTAGCATATTTCTCTTGATTAAGTACTATACCATCTTGAATCCTTTTTACTTCAATGCCTAGGAAGAAGTGTAGATCACCAAGATCTTTCAAAGCAAATTCTGAACTCAAATCATGCAAGAGAGCATTAGTAGCACTTTGTGAAGAGCTTGcaactataatatcatcaacatataccagCACAAAAATAATTGTGTTTGCCTTGTTATAAATAAAGAGCGATGTGTCAGCTTTAGATGCAGTAAAACCAAGGCGCCTTAATTGAGAGCTTAACCTTGAGTACCATGCTCTTGGTGCTTGTTTCAAACCATAAAGTGACTTATCAAGTTTACACACATAATGAGGTGCCTTCTTTTCTGcatacccaggtggttgtctcatgtaaacctcctcttccaAAACACCATGTAAAAACGCATTTTGAACATCTAGCTGTCTCAAGCTCCACCCCCTAGACACAACAATAGATAGTACAAGCCTAATGgttgcagctttaacaacaggattgaaagtatcttcataatctaaaccataaCGTTGTTTGAAACCTTTTGCAACTAACCATGCTGTGTACCTGTCAATTGAGCCATCTGACTTCTTTTTGATTCTGTAGACCCACTTACAGTCAATAATATGTTTCTCTCTTGGCTCCGGTACAAGATTCCGTGTCTTGTTCCTCATAAGTGCCATGTATTCTTCATCCATTGCATTTTTCCACTTTGAATCTTTCAGTGCGTCCTCTAATTTTGTTGGTTCTCCTGCAACACACAACATGCCATATCGTACAGTGTCATCAGTTCTAATCTTTGGTTTTTTTATACCTTTTTGTAGTCGAGTCATAACACGTGAAATTGGTTGTGGTTGAATTCACTGTACAAGAGGTGGTGTAGATGAATCACCCGCAGAGGATCTTGAAGAGAATCTGGAGTTGCTTTGCACAACAGATTATGTGGTCTGCTGTGTGGCGGAAGGAGAGGCTGCACTCACTTCAATATCCATAGCAGATCCCGTGGAGGGCCCCGCACATGGGCATGCAACTCAGATCCCGCACCAGACGCGCCTAGCGACACGCTTTCTGGCAGCTCGGTCGCGGTCGCAGGCCCGCGTGTGAGACGCGGGGTGGCATGCGGCGATGTGGCGGCTGATGGCTGGCGCGACATGCCTCTGCCAGGCATGCGATCCTGGGAAGATCTGAGGCACACGCGATCCGATAAATCCTGGCGCACATGAGTTCCAGGTGACGCCAGATCTCCATTGTCTTCCGCGCCGGCTGCGTCTTCTTCCGCCACATGAAATATAGCacaaatttcttcaaaaatttgatCATTTTCTGCACCGTTTGCTGCACTGTTTACTGCATGACCCTACACATGAGAAGTACTAGTATGATCATCAGTTGGGTTAGTAAAATCGTCGCCCCCTTGATCAAGGTTTTGGAGATTGGATGGAAGGAGGAGAATTTCTTTCCTAAGAAGTGCTCCGGTGTTGGTATGAAGAGACTCAAAAGGATATACGGATTCATCGAACACAACATCTCGAGAAATATACACCTTGCCGGTGGAAACATCTAAGCATTTAACGCCTTTGTGAATGGGACTATATCCAAGGAatacacacttcttggaacgaaacacAAGTTTTCGTGTATTGTATGGACGAAGGTTGGGCCAGCAAGCACAATTAAACACACGGAGAGATTTATAATCAGGAGTAGTACCAAAAAGACGTATGATGGGAGTTTCGAATTTGATGACTTTGCTAGGAAGCAAATTTATGAGATATGTGGCAGTCAAAaaagcttcatcccaaaatttcaatggCATGGGTGCATTTGCTAGCAGGGCTAACCCTACCTCAACAACATGGCGATGTTTTCTCTCGGTATAACCATTCTGTTGATGTCCATGGGGACACGAAACATGATGAGAGATACCAAGTTGTTGAAAAAAGAGATTAAGCTTCTTGTATTCACCTCCCCAGTCGGTTTGCATGGCAATGATCTTAGTGTTTAGTTTTCGTTCAACAAGATTTTAAAAATTCTTGAAAACTTGAAACACTTCAGATcgtttcttaagaagatagatccaagtaaatttgctataatcatcaatgaaTCTTAATAGGAATGTCTACCAACAGAGGTAGGAGCTGGCCCCCAAACATCTGAGAATACAAGTTGTAATGCAGTGGAACTGCTGACAGAAATAGTGTATGGAAACTGATGACTTTTAGCTTGTTGACATGGATCACAAATTGACTCAACGTTGGACTCATGAGAGTGGGGAAGTTTATTCTTACTAAGAACGAGCTTAACAATAACTGATGAAGGATGACCTAATCTACTGTGCCACTTTGCTGAAGAAGGCTTGACAGCAACTAAAGCATGTttatttgatgatgatgatgacgatatgATTGGGTAGAGACCTCCCACGCACTTGCCTCTAAGAAGAACCCTCCTCGTGTCCAAGTCCTTAACCAAAAAGAAATAACGATAAAATTCAATGAGAACACGATTATCAAGGGTAAATCTACGAACAAAAAGAAGTTTTTTTTATGTTTCGGGCACATAGAGAATTCTGTTTAGATGAAAGTTTTTCACGGGGGTTTTGACAATTGAACTACCAACATGAGTAATATCCATACCAGAACCACTTGCAGTGTAAACTTGATCATGTCCTCGGTACTTGTCTCTGATTGTCAACTTGTCGAGCTCATCCGTGATGTGATTTGTTGCTCCGGTATCCGCGTACCAGTTTGTATCAATGTCATAGGACTCGGTTACGGCATTTGCCTCCTTCTCCTCATACTCATCATCTTCGTATCGATCCCAGCATGCACGAGCACCTCCTCGGTGATGCTTGAGACAGATTTGACACTCGGGATAGTCCCGGTGCGGTGggcgttgctgctgttgttgttgggGACGCCCACCTcgagcccccctgttgctgttgttTGGGGGCGGACGGAGAGTGCCTTCCTCGCCCGCGCCCCCTGGTTCCGCGAGCACGACCCCTGGGCCTGTACTGGCCACGACCCCTGTACGCCAGATTGGCCGAGGTGTTGAAGTCGGCCTCACCTCCATCTCCCAGCATCTCCATGCGCTGGTTGAAGGCGGTGATCTGAGTGAAGAGCTCGTCAGCGTTGATGGAGGTCTTGACAGCGCCAATGGCCTCCACTACAGGGTCGTAGTTACGATCTAATCCAGCGAGTACATAGTCCACCATCTCTGGATCGGAGACGGACGCCCTGCCGCCACGAGTTCATCCCCGAGGCTCTTCATCTTGGAGATGTAGGCGGTACTGGACATGGTGCCCTTCTTCGTTGTGGTGACGGCGATCATCAAGTTCGTGATGCGGGACTGAGACTGCGATGTAAACAGAGTGGTGATCCCGGTCCACAGATCATAGGTGTTTTCCTTACCGACGAACTGCGCCAGGACTTCCTTGGAGAGGGAGTTCATCAGGTAGCTGAGGACCTGCTGGTCCTTTGATAGCCATGACCCATAAAGTGGATTGGGTACCACTTCCATGGTCTTGTCCGACTTATGTTGCTCCACCGTGGCTGGGGGCGCTGCGTCGGTTCCATCCAGGAGCCCCATGACCTACGCTCCTCGCAGGCTGGGCATGACCTGGGCCTTCCACAAGAGGTAGCTCCCCTTGGTAAGCTTTTCGGCTGGCGGAGGTCCGAGGTTGAGGACGATCGGGGCCGAGCTGGAAGACATGGCGATGGGGATTGCTTCTGGTAGCTAGATCGGGAAGAGAataggctctgtataccatgtaagTTGGAAGCGTTCCTACTTTCCAGGAGAAGAGCTGCGTGGGTATTTATTGATCTAGGTGTAATATGCCGTGAGGTACAAGAAGCAGTCGATCGCTAGGATACAACTGTCGTACAGAAGACCAGGATGAATACAAGAGAAAGAGGGAGTAGAGATAGATACAGATGAGATTACAATAGCAGGTTTAAACTATTTCTAACAAtaccgaattaatgagaattagtcggcctccgtatgacataagtttgcccttccagGAGCTTAGTTTCTTTTCAGATCGATcatcaatgcacttccattctttgtTGGAAAGCTTGCGATGGTGAATTGATATACCCAAATACGTGAAGGGCAAAGACCCCAATTCGCACCCGAACAATTGTTTGTAAGCTTCTTATTCGTCTTTAGCTCTTTcaaagcaaaacaattcacttttatgaaagttaatctttaaccccgaCAACTGTTTAAATAAGCATAATACAAACTTTATGTTTCTTGCTTTTgccaaatcatgctccataaagatgataatATCATCAGCGTATTGTAGGATGGACAGTCCTCCGTCTATTAAATGCGGTACAAGACCGCCATACGTACGTACTAGCAGTAAGCGATTACAGAAAAAGTCTCCGCATTAGCTACTATTGTGTGCCAACTTGATAAGCATCACATAAATCAAATGCGGTAAGTGGAGTACGGCTGACGACCTCCGCGCGCATCTACTACTACTACCTATCTCCATCCCCATGCGTTTAAGCTaatatactctctctctctctctccgatctCGACCTTCACACCGATAAAAAGGAGTTTGCGACCTGAGAAAAGAGATTCTACCATGCACGGGAGAACCCGTGCATGGCTCAGccgtccattctcttgaagatggATCCATGCATGCTGGTCCACACACATTAATGAGTCACAAATTAAGCCATACCTTAATGAGTCACAAATTAAGCCATAACTTTTTTCGTTTAAATTATGTTATACATTGACCACTAGCAACCTCTGTTCTATATCCCCCTGACACAATAGTACCTCACCCATCCATGCATTTTCATATGATTTCCAAGCttcaatatattttattttttgaatcaCAATTCCAATTTATTATTCATTTAAATATTTGATTTCCTTGCGATTAGGACTTTGAAACAAGACCACTTCTAAATATATTTTCACAAGTTCTAAATTCGTATTTTGAAACATGATGAAACTGTATGAACATAATGATGCAATCTAGAACACGATAAAACCTAATAAAAATTCATGAGAACGAATGCCTATTAAGTTGAGGCTCAGCCACTACTTTCCCTATTAAGTGTATTGACACGGAACGAAACATTATGATACAATTTCGAACAAATGAACCACAGTGAAATAGTGTGATTGTTCTTTTTTGAAACATAATAAAACATTTGAATTAATTAGTACCTTTATAGTGTAAAGCATGTGTTTGTGGAAGGAGAGAATAGATGAATATTTGCACTGTGCAAGTTCCATAATCACGCACGTAACTGTAactttttttttgaagaaataacTGTAACATTTCTGACACAACACTAAATGATTATGAGAGCATGGAGGTAAAAAGAAATATCATAGTGGACAAAGTGGCAGGGTTCCCATAAAAGTATAAACAGCTCAGCTATGCATGCACGGTACCTCCCGTGCATGGTAGAAAAGCCGGTCTCTTTGCGACCTTCACCTTCCCTTGTGTAGTTGCGTGTGTATAAATATACACACACACACTCAGACCTCAGGCCTCAATGGTTACAGAAACCCCCATACTTGCCATAATCAAGTAGTGGAAGAGTTAATCTGCGCGCGCGCGACTCATGGGAGGCGCAAGGTGGTGCCTTGGTGCTGAACTCTGGACGCCCAAGGTCAAGGTACACTCCTCGGCCTCCTGTTCGTCGCAGCAGCGGCTACTCCTACAAGACACGCCGGCCGCCGGTGCTCctccggctgcggcggcggccggcgaaggCCAAGTCGTCAAAGACCAAGGGGAAGGGGAAGAGCACAGGAGCCAGCAGAGGGAGGTGTTCACCATCTGGATGAAGTCGCTGGTGCTCAACGGGAGCGGCTGCACGGTCTTCGACTCCCGCGGCCGCATCGTCTACCGCGTCGACAACTACGGCTCCCACCGCTCCGTGGACGTGTGCCTCATGGACATCACGGGGAGCGTGGTGCTCCAGGTCCTCAAGAAGTTCCGGAGGTGGGA from Triticum aestivum cultivar Chinese Spring chromosome 4A, IWGSC CS RefSeq v2.1, whole genome shotgun sequence harbors:
- the LOC123085894 gene encoding protein LURP-one-related 11, producing MGGARWCLGAELWTPKVKVHSSASCSSQQRLLLQDTPAAGAPPAAAAAGEGQVVKDQGEGEEHRSQQREVFTIWMKSLVLNGSGCTVFDSRGRIVYRVDNYGSHRSVDVCLMDITGSVVLQVLKKFRRWEGYRCGGWEEPDQSAPWFTVVSNKWGRGPRCEFRSDGHAVRYKMDGGRRRQQAARASWIVDDATGLAVAEVKRKLTATGVSLGEDVLTLVVEPNVDHSLIMGLLVVHGLINHSM